A window of [Flavobacterium] thermophilum genomic DNA:
AAACTATATAAATGGACGGGACACGAAGAACTCACCTTTGTCAATATCAGCGACTATGTATCACCTTTTATGGCTTATAAAGCAGCATATGATTCACAAGAAATAATACGAATTCAAAAGATCATGGTTGAGAATCCAGCGATGCCTCTAAAAGAGCTTAGACTCAAGGCAGGCTATCCGAATACCATGAAGAACACACTGATCGGATACAAGGATCAGATTGAAGGACGGGGTAGGAATTATTCTATTTTATGATTCTCTTAGTTAGTTTTTTTTATCAATAAATATGAATCTTTGACACACAAAGAAAAGAAGGAGTTTTCCCATTCGGGCCATTTATGAAACCCGAGTTCGGCAGTCATGGCCGGCTGCATCTGTAAAATAGATCTGGAAAGGAGCGCCCGATGAGGATACGCAAATGTGCTAGAGCAGTGATCATCAATGAGCGAAACGAAATTCTTCTTCAGCAATTTGAATTTCGGGATGTAGTAGGGAACAAAGTGTTATGGGTTACTCCAGGAGGGGGCATTGAAGAAAACGAGACCCCAGCTGAAGCTTTAAAAAGGGAATTATACGAAGAACTAGGCATAGTGGTTGATCTTCTCGGTGGCCCCATATTCCAACTGGATGTATGGATTGAAGGAAAACAAGGTTCTTTTATTAGCCGGGAAATTTATTATCACGTTACGATCCAATCCGATACGGTGTTGTCTATCGAACATATGACAAAGAACGAAAAAGACACACTGAAAGGACTCAAATGGTGGAGCAAAGACGAATTGCAGAAAATCGACAACTTTGCGCCGCGTGAAATATTGAACTACATATAGTTTTCTGCTTTTCACTGCGCTGCGGTTGCAGCGAGTCGAGGGGGGGGGAGTAGAGGGAATCGTGACGTTCCTTTCTCTCTTTTTTCCATCTTAAGTTAACATAATATAAATTATAGGAAGTTATATTCGGTTTTGTCTCAATAAAAAGTAATCTTTTGATAGTGAGACGAAAAGCAAAAAAACAACGACATCCGTCATGAATGAGCGCTTTTGCAGCATACGCATGCAGCGGACATATTTGGCTGCTAAGCTCCTCGCCACCTGGAAATCCGTTATAGGTATAAAGGAGTGCGCGATGATGAGATGCGGGCTCGTCCATATTTGTTGTGTCATACCAAAAAAATCAAGAGTCGTCGCCAATTTGGTTTTTGCGCCGTTCCTAGCTTGTGCCCTAGCAGTATGTGTTTCACCGCAATCATTTTCCGCATCCGTCTCGCCTTCCTGATCGTTTGACAGTGGCTGGGCTTGTCCCTTTCTCCTGCCGAGTTGAAAGGCAAATAAAATAACGTGCAGTGTTCCCGAGTGGTTCATGAAACACTGCACGTTACCCGCTGCGTGTCGATTGTCGCAGGAAAGGCATGCTCCCATCCTTTCTTTTTAACTTTCAACGTTATGCAATGTCGGTGTGGCGATAGCGGACGCCTTTATACCGAACGCGAACCGGCATGCCTTTCTCTTGTTTGTACCTAATGAGCAGCCGTCGAGCTTTTGAAAAGGCTTCCATCATCCCAGATGCCGGAATCGCCTCATCCCAGACAGACGTTCTTCCTTGGTCTGTGTAAAAGGAAAAGACGTACTGTTTCACCCTCTTCACCTCCCTATGTACTTATTATAATCAGAGACTGTTTTTCCTAAACACAAAAACTGTTACAATTATGTTAACATTTTCTGTGCCGCGGCACTATGAAAAAATGGCTGGCGGAATGGGCCGCCGTGTCACGTTCTTTTTTTGATCTATGGAGCTCCTTTCAGTATGTTCGTTGTCACCGCCGGAATCAGCCTGCCGCCATGCTGCAAAGCCAGCGGTCTCTCTCTTGTCGCCGCAAAGAAAACCGGCACCTTATTCGATGCCGGTTTGATGTTTGTATTGTTTGACAGCCGACGGATAGTCGGCTTGGATGGCGTCTTTGTCCCGCCCGAGCCGCACGCTTAAAAACTCTAGCACAGCGGCGTCGTAGGCGAGCCCTGCCGCAAACTGCCGCTTTAACCATCGCTCGCCTGCGGCTTCATCAGGAAAGGTGCGAGCCTCTCCCCCGTCGGCATACCATGTCCATCCCTGTTCCGTCTGGCGGCTTAACCACCACTGGCCTTGATGATTCGTCCAAAACACGCCTTCTGCCTCTTCCCGCTTGTTCAGTTGGTTTTGTTCCGCATCGCCATAAACAGGCGCAAGCGGGAACGTCTCGATGACAAACAGCGGAAAGGTCGTGTCATCCACAAAACAACCCGATGCCTTCGGGTGGCCGCCGCCGCCAAACTGCTTCGCGAATTCGGCGACGTTGACGTCGTCATGGATGGTGCGAAACCCGATATGTTTTGTCCCGAGATTGACTAGGGCGATCAAATCTAGGTGCGGATGCCGTTTGGATAAGGCGTTGCCAAGCTCCGACAGATGGCGTTCAGCGAACACGACGCCGATGCAGTAATCGCCGATCCAGCGCTGAACGAGCTGCTTTTGCTTCTGTCGGATGTAGCGTTGAATTTTCTTTTCTTCCATATCCAGAAGCAACTCTTCCGTCTCCGTCAAGGCGAACGCCTCCCCGGAGGCGAGCCGCTCGCTCATCGTCTCCCAAAAGCCGTCGAGCCCGAGAATGGTGAACAAATCGTTGAGCCGCTTCGCTTGCAAATTCCCATTTTCTTCCCATTCCCACGTGTCGTACTGGCGGACGAGCTCGACAAACGCATCCAACGTTTCGTTAGGCGCCAGTTTTCCTTCGCGGACGAGGTAATCGTAAAAGAGCGAGGTTGCACATGTTTTTTTGCCGTCTTCCCGTTCGGGCGCGACCCATCCCCATGGATAGCTGTTGAAATGAAGCGCGGTCACGTGGTGGTCGATGACTTGCACATGGCCGCCGCGCTTGGCCCGCTCGGCGAGCTGCTGCTCCACCTCCTGGCCGACGGCTAGGTCGGTGATAAACAGCATGGCGCCATTCGCTTCCTCGCTTTGCAAGAACTGGCTGACCCGTTCATCCAAGTTCCGGTACGAGCAAAACGAAATGTTCACCTCGGCAAACGCCAGCTTGGCGAGCAATCCGCAGCCGATGCCATCTAAATCGCTGTCGGTAAATAGTTTGATCATCGATTCCCATCCTTTTGTTACAAGCTTTTTTGCAGCCACGTTTTCAAAAGCGGAAGCAGTCGGTCGGGCAGCTCGCTCACTTGTGGAACGAAAACGCGAAAGCGGCCGTAAATGTTTTCAATCGTCCGCCGCGTCGATTCGTCATCCGCCCCGCGGCCTAAAAAAAGGTTGACAACCTCAATGCCGCGCCTCCGCGCTTCGGCCACCGCTTCATGCGTGTCGATAATGCCGTTTTGTTCATAGCCATAGGCGGCCGGTTCCCCGTCAGAAAAGATGAGCAACACTTTTTGCATTTCCGGGCGACGGAGAAGTTGCTCAGTCATCCAGCGGATCGCCAGCCCGTCGCGGTTGTCTTCGTGGGGCTCAAGCTGCATGATCGCCGGGCCGCTTGATGGGTCCAACGACTCGCGGAACGAAACAGCCACTTGCAAGTAATTCGGCTGTCTGGCCGCGGTTGCCTCGTTGGCGTCTTCCCAAAACCCGACGATCTGGTGCGGCACACGCAACGTTTGAAGCACGTTGTGGCAGAGAACGAGCCCCGTTTTCGTTTCATCCATTTTATCGTGCATCGACGCCGAGCAGTCGACGAGCAGGCCGAACGCTGCGTTGAACCGCCGCGCTGGCTCGCCTTTTTTGTAAAACAGGCGCGGCCGCTCGTCGGTGAAAAACGGTATGAGCTGTTTGCGCAGCCGTCCGGCCGGCAAGTTCGTGCGCCACGTGCTGCGTTGGTGTTCGAGCCATTGCTCCATCACGCGCACAAGCCGCTTTCGGTATGGCGCGGCCGCCGCCTGTTTGCTGCGGTATTCGTTCCGTTCGTCACGACTTGGCGGCGGGGAAGAAAAAACAATGATGGCTGCCTGGCGGTTCGCTTCCCCATATGGAGCACCGCCTCCGGCTGGTCGATGTTCCTGGGATGCGGCCGCCGCCTCGAGGCCGTATTCGTTTCGCTTCGCCGGCCGGGACGTTCCTTGGACAATGGCGAGCGCCTGGTCGCCATCGTCCCCCGGCCTCGCCCCGTCGCCAAGCATGCCAGTGCGGGTGCCGCGTTTCAACTCAAAGCGGAGAAAATTCCCATTCGGCCGGCTTGTTTCCCGGTGCCACGTCGACAGCACTTCCTGGTGCGCTTTGCCGTTTGGCGGATTTTCCGCTGCATCGCGGTTTTCCAACGGATCGACCCGCTTCAAATCGCGAACCGTCATCTCCGATTCATCGTCCCCGTCATCGACAAATGGAAGCGAGGTGTAAGCGTTCACCATGTCACCGGCAAGCGCCTCTTCCATCAATGCGACGATGGCTAACGCCCAGCGGGCCGTATCCGCGGTGGACATCGCGTCAAACCATTGCGGCCACAGCGCGTCAAGGCGCGCCTGCACCGTTTCATCCGCCATCGGAGCGAGCGGAACGTCATCAAGCGGCGAGTCGGCGGTCAGCCGCAAATACATCGCCGCCAAAAATTGATCGGCGGCGGCGCCGCGGGTTTGGTTTGCCTGCCATTGCTGGGTGAAGTAGCGACGGTAAAGGCGGCGGCGCGTGCGAAACCAACGTTTCACCCCGGGCCGTTCCCGCTCGCAGAGAGCCTCAACACGAAGATCCTCAGCCAACGAAAACAGCTGTTTCGCCAATTTCGGCCATGGGTGCGCTTCGGCTGCTTGCCGAAATGCGCGGACCGCCGCTAGGTCCGTATGCCGCCGCGTGCCGATGACGCGCAAGGCGACATCGCTTTTCATTGCCGTTTCTTTCTCCTTTGGCGGATACACATCCCAAAACTGACTGACGTACACCGTTGGCTTAACCGGATGCATCCCGGAATGGGCGGCGAACTCGACCGTCATGTCAGGACGGCGGGCGAGCGTTCGGGCGAGATCGGCGAGCTGCATCACCAAAAACGGATCAATCGGCCGATCGTTGAACATCATAAACCGTTCCATGGCCTCCTCCTACTCGTCAAACCATGTTTCCGCGATATTGCGCACCGCCGCCCGCTCCCGTTCATCGTCGAGCTTGTCGATGATGCTTCGTTCAATGGCGCGCAGCGGCGGGATATGCACCGCCAGATCGCACGCATCGAGCAAGGCGCGTACGGAAGCCACTTCTTCTGCCACTTGCCCGTTTCGCACCTGCGCCAGCAAGTCGGCTGACAAGGCGACGAAACGGTTGATCAACGCATCGTCTGTTAATGTAGTTTGTGCCATGATGACCGATTTTAACGTCTCCCCCTGCACATATGGGACATCGATGACGACGAAGCGGTTTTTTAACGCTTCATTGAGCGGCACGGTGCCGATATAACCTTCGTTGATCGCCGCAATGACGCCAAACGTCGGCTTCGCCTCGACGACCTCGCCAGTGAGCGGATTGGTGAGGCGGCGCCGATAGTCAAGCACGCTGTTTAAGATTGGCAGCGTCTCAGGTTTGGCCATATTGATTTCATCAATGTATAGCAAATGCCCCTTCTCCATCGCCCGGATGACCGGGCCGGGCACATACTCGATCACCGCTTGGCCGTCGCGGTGCACGATCGTTTTAAACCCAAGCAGCGCCTCGGCATCAAGGTCCACAGAGCAGTTGATGCTGTGCATCGGCTGCCCGAACAAGGCGGACAACGTTTCCGCCAGCCGCGTTTTCCCCGATCCGGTTGGACCTTTTAACAGTACGTTTTTTCCAAGCGCCAGGGCGATGGCCGCATCGTGCACGATCGCTCCGTCTTCCGCCGTATACCCGTCGGAGCCGATCAGCGCGTGATCTGGATCATGGCGGAATAACGCTTTTCGTGTTTCCATTTCCCTTATGACAACCTGTGGCCATGTCAACATCCTACGTCTTCCTCTCTGTTGCCGTGTCCTTCTCCCATTCTACTAAATCGTTCGGTGGGATGCAAAACAAACAGAATTCACCATAAAAATGTTATGTAAATTCATACAAAAAAAGAGGCGCCCTCAACTGAAGTTGTCCTCATCGCCTTGCGAATGAGCGCCGCACACC
This region includes:
- the nrnB_2 gene encoding Oligoribonuclease nrnB; its protein translation is MIKLFTDSDLDGIGCGLLAKLAFAEVNISFCSYRNLDERVSQFLQSEEANGAMLFITDLAVGQEVEQQLAERAKRGGHVQVIDHHVTALHFNSYPWGWVAPEREDGKKTCATSLFYDYLVREGKLAPNETLDAFVELVRQYDTWEWEENGNLQAKRLNDLFTILGLDGFWETMSERLASGEAFALTETEELLLDMEEKKIQRYIRQKQKQLVQRWIGDYCIGVVFAERHLSELGNALSKRHPHLDLIALVNLGTKHIGFRTIHDDVNVAEFAKQFGGGGHPKASGCFVDDTTFPLFVIETFPLAPVYGDAEQNQLNKREEAEGVFWTNHQGQWWLSRQTEQGWTWYADGGEARTFPDEAAGERWLKRQFAAGLAYDAAVLEFLSVRLGRDKDAIQADYPSAVKQYKHQTGIE
- a CDS encoding AAA ATPase containing von Willebrand factor type A (vWA) domain, whose amino-acid sequence is MLTWPQVVIREMETRKALFRHDPDHALIGSDGYTAEDGAIVHDAAIALALGKNVLLKGPTGSGKTRLAETLSALFGQPMHSINCSVDLDAEALLGFKTIVHRDGQAVIEYVPGPVIRAMEKGHLLYIDEINMAKPETLPILNSVLDYRRRLTNPLTGEVVEAKPTFGVIAAINEGYIGTVPLNEALKNRFVVIDVPYVQGETLKSVIMAQTTLTDDALINRFVALSADLLAQVRNGQVAEEVASVRALLDACDLAVHIPPLRAIERSIIDKLDDERERAAVRNIAETWFDE
- a CDS encoding Nitric oxide reductase activation protein, with the protein product MERFMMFNDRPIDPFLVMQLADLARTLARRPDMTVEFAAHSGMHPVKPTVYVSQFWDVYPPKEKETAMKSDVALRVIGTRRHTDLAAVRAFRQAAEAHPWPKLAKQLFSLAEDLRVEALCERERPGVKRWFRTRRRLYRRYFTQQWQANQTRGAAADQFLAAMYLRLTADSPLDDVPLAPMADETVQARLDALWPQWFDAMSTADTARWALAIVALMEEALAGDMVNAYTSLPFVDDGDDESEMTVRDLKRVDPLENRDAAENPPNGKAHQEVLSTWHRETSRPNGNFLRFELKRGTRTGMLGDGARPGDDGDQALAIVQGTSRPAKRNEYGLEAAAASQEHRPAGGGAPYGEANRQAAIIVFSSPPPSRDERNEYRSKQAAAAPYRKRLVRVMEQWLEHQRSTWRTNLPAGRLRKQLIPFFTDERPRLFYKKGEPARRFNAAFGLLVDCSASMHDKMDETKTGLVLCHNVLQTLRVPHQIVGFWEDANEATAARQPNYLQVAVSFRESLDPSSGPAIMQLEPHEDNRDGLAIRWMTEQLLRRPEMQKVLLIFSDGEPAAYGYEQNGIIDTHEAVAEARRRGIEVVNLFLGRGADDESTRRTIENIYGRFRVFVPQVSELPDRLLPLLKTWLQKSL
- a CDS encoding mutator mutT protein translates to MRIRKCARAVIINERNEILLQQFEFRDVVGNKVLWVTPGGGIEENETPAEALKRELYEELGIVVDLLGGPIFQLDVWIEGKQGSFISREIYYHVTIQSDTVLSIEHMTKNEKDTLKGLKWWSKDELQKIDNFAPREILNYI